A segment of the Streptomyces sp. ITFR-21 genome:
GGGGACGAGGTCGCGGCGCTCGTGCGACAGGTACTGGTACATCGTGGTGAGCGCGCCGTCCACGGTCAGGGTGCGGGTGTCCTCGGGGTGGCGGTCCATGAGGGCCCGGTCCAGGATGCTCTGGATCAGGTCGCCCTCCTGCCGGTCGCGCTCGACGAGACCCACGGCGACGTCGTGCCGGAGCAGCACCTTGCGGACCGTAACCTCCTTGGCGGCGCAGTGCCGGGCGAAGGTGTCGGCGAGCGGCCGCAGCTCCTCCGGTTCGACGGTGCCGCGCATCCGCACGTCCTCGACCATGGCCAGCAGCATTCCGCCGGAGGTGGTCAGGCTCGCGCCGAGGCCGGTCGGCACCCGCTCCCCGTTGCGGCCGTAGACGGCCTCGGGGGCGGCCGCCGCGCCGGGGTCGTCCCGGTGCCGGCGGTGCGGCCAGGGGAAGGTCCGCCCGCGCGGACGGTCCGCCGGCCCCGCGGCCGGCCTCTCCTCCCGCTCCGCAGGTCCCGCCCGCTCCGCCTGTTCCCGCCGCTCCGGCCGGCCCGGCTGCTCCGGCCGACCCGCGGCCGGGTCCGCCGACCGCTTCCCGTCCGCCGACCGCTTCCGACCGGCCGGCCCGGCCTCGTCGGCCGGATCCAGCCGCCGCGCGCCGCCCGGCCGCTCGCAGCGGTCCCGCAGGCGGCCCCTCAGCCTGCCCCGGCCGCTCCGGCCCGGCTCGTCGCGTTCGCTCGCTGCTGCCATCGCACCGGCTCCTTCCGTACTCGTCCGCGGGTGCGGTCCCGTGGGGCGGCTGCCCCGGGGACGCGCCCCCGCCGTCCGTGCCCGCCGTCACTGCCGGTCGCCGTCAGTGCCAGTCGTCCTCCCCGGCTCCCGGCTCGTCCGGGTCGCCGACGACGTGAACCGCGGCCTCCTCCGCGGAGGCGGCGCCGCCGTCGATGCCGATGTCCTCGCCGCTCACCCCGTCCAGCCTCTGGTGGGCGCCCTCGTCGGGGCCCACCAGCCGGCCGGAGCGGCGGTCGCCGACCTCGCCGTCGAGCAGTTCGCCGTCGCTGTCGCTGCTGTCGCCGAGGTCGTCGCCCTCGTACGGCTGCTCGTCGGGGATCTCCCGCCGCAGCCTGTCGTCGAGGGACTCGCCGCTGTGCTGCTCGTCGGCGGTGGTGCCGGTGTCCTCGACGCCGAGCGGCCGTTCCGGCGGCGAGTAGCCCTCGTCGAGGACGTCGTCCACACCGCGGTCGTCCAGCGTGTCCTCCGGTTCCAGCGGCCCGGCGTCCTCGCGGATCTCGCTGTCGTCCGGCTGGTAGACGTCGTCGCCCATGCCGAAGTCGGCGGACCGGTTCATGTCCTCACCCCCACTTCCCGCAGTACCGCCCGGTTGAAGGCGTCCAGGTCGTCGGGCTTCCGACTGGTGATCAGCGTGTTGGGCCCGTTGTCGCAGACCACGACCTGCCGGTCCGTCCAGTCGCCGCCCGCGTTGCGGATGTCGGTGCGCAGACTGGGCCAGGACGTGAGGCTGCGGCCGCGCACCACGTCGGCCTCGATCAGGGTCCACGGCGCGTGGCAGATCGCCGCGACCGGCTTGCCCGCCTCGAAGAAGGCGCGGGCGAAGGCCACCGCCTTCGGGTCGGTGCGCAGCGCGTCGGGGTTGGCGACGCCGCCGGGCAGCACCAGCAGGTCGAAGTCCTCGGCCGCGGCCCCGTCCACGGTCAGGTCCACCGGGAAGGTGTCGCCCTTGTCCAGGTGGTTGAACGCCTGGACCGTGCCGGACGCGGTGGACACCAGTCGCGGGGTCGCACCGGTCGCGGCGAGGGACTGCCAGGGGGAGGTGAGTTCGATCTGCTCGACGCCCTCCGGCGCCACCAGGAATGCGGTTCGCACGGACGATCACGTCCTCTCGCGTGTCGATCGGTCGTTCGGAGCAGGGCCGGACCCGCCAGGGATTCCCGGCCCTCCCCCGCTACGGGCGGCGCCTACCCGGGCCGCCTTACCGAAAACGGGCCCGGTGGATCACCCCTGTCGTCCATCATCTGCCGTCCGCCGGGACTTCGCCCGGCCGGACGGACACGGCCCGGCGGACACGGCCCGGCGGACACAGCCCGGCGGAGACGGCCGGGGAACGCGGCGCAGAGGGTCGCGAGGGCGGTACGGCCGCGAGGGCGCCGGCCGGCCGACGACGGGTACGGGGCCGGCCGGCGCCCGGCTCAGCTGTCCTCGGGGTTGCTGCGGTGCCTGGCCCACAGCGGCAGGGCGAACCAGCACAGCGCGAACCAGCCGACCATCGCGCCGACCAGCCACGCCGCCCAGGTGTCACGGACGGCCACCCGCAGCACCAGCAGCAGCGACGACGCCATGGTGCACAGCAGCAGCACCAGGCCGAGCACGGTCAGCCGGGACGCCAGCACGACCGTCTCCGGCTTCAGCCGGCGGCCGGTGAGCAGCCGGTG
Coding sequences within it:
- a CDS encoding DUF5709 domain-containing protein — translated: MNRSADFGMGDDVYQPDDSEIREDAGPLEPEDTLDDRGVDDVLDEGYSPPERPLGVEDTGTTADEQHSGESLDDRLRREIPDEQPYEGDDLGDSSDSDGELLDGEVGDRRSGRLVGPDEGAHQRLDGVSGEDIGIDGGAASAEEAAVHVVGDPDEPGAGEDDWH
- a CDS encoding type 1 glutamine amidotransferase domain-containing protein gives rise to the protein MRTAFLVAPEGVEQIELTSPWQSLAATGATPRLVSTASGTVQAFNHLDKGDTFPVDLTVDGAAAEDFDLLVLPGGVANPDALRTDPKAVAFARAFFEAGKPVAAICHAPWTLIEADVVRGRSLTSWPSLRTDIRNAGGDWTDRQVVVCDNGPNTLITSRKPDDLDAFNRAVLREVGVRT